Genomic segment of Candidatus Binatia bacterium:
CGACGAGCGCCGCCCGCACCGCGTCCCGCATCGCCTTCCGCCGTCCCTTGAGCAGGATCTGGAACCGGTGCTCCTGGCGCAGGCGGGCCAGGGGCGCGAACGCGGGGCCGAGCACGCGGTAGTTCCCCGCCGCCTGCGCGCGCAGGTGGGCGGCCACGACGTCGGCCGCTTCCGCTCCTTCCGCGGACTCGCGGGAGCGCAGGACGAGGTTCACGAGCGCGGAGGCCGGCGGATAGGCCATCGTGCGGCGGAACTCCATCTCGCGCTCGAAGAACGCGTCGTAGTCCTGCGCGCAGGCGAGCTGCAGCGCGTAATGGTCGGGGAGGTGGCTCTGCAGGATCACCTCCCCCGGCAGGTCGGCGCGGCCGGCGCGGCCCGCGACCTGGGTGAGGAGCTGGAACGTCCGCTCCGCGGCGCGGAAGTCGGGAAGGTAGAGCTGCAGGTCGGCCACGATGACCCCCACCAGCGTCACGCCGGGGAAATCGAACCCCTTGGTCACCATCTGCGTGCCCAGGAGGAAATCGACCTGCCGCGCGCGGAACGCGCGGAGGATCGCCGCGGCCGAGCCCCGCCGGCGCACGGCGTCCAGGTCGAGCCGCGCGATCCGCGCTTCCGGGAAGAGCCGCGCCACCTCGCGCTCGATCTTCTGGATGCCCACGCCCCCGAACCAGAGGTCGGCCGCGCCGCACGCCGGGCAGGCGGTGGCGAGCTGCCGCGTCGCGTTGCAGTAGTGGCAGCGCAGGCTGGAGTCCTCGGAGTGCACCGTGAGCGGCACGTCGCAGCGCTCGCACCGCGCCACCTGGCCGCAGCCGCGGCACTGGAGGTAGGTCGAGTGGCCGCGACGGTTGAGGAAGAGGATCCCCTGCTCCTTCCGCTCCAGGGTGCGCGCCATCGCCTCGAGGAGCGGCGGGGTGAGGTGCTTGGAGGAGGGGCCGTCGAGGGAGCGCACGCGATGCCGGAGATCGGCCAGGCGCACCGTCGCCAGCGGCCGCCCGTCGACGCGGTTCGGCAGGCGAAGGAGCGTGCAGTCGCCGCGCGAGGCGCGCGCGTAGCTCTCGAGACTGGGCGTCGCGGAGGCGAGCACGGCGGCGATTCCCAGCCGCTGGGCGCGCACCAGCGCCACGTCGCGCGCGTGGTAGCGCGGCGCCTCGTCCTGCTTGTAGGCCCCGTCCTGCTCCTCG
This window contains:
- the priA gene encoding primosomal protein N', producing MRLVRVAVPIPKNDAYVYALPDGEPPEPGLRVLVPLGRRRLWGTILEEATEAPRGVAVRSLLGIPEPRLTLTPEIVALCRWVADYYAAGLGETLAAAAPALTALRRRAPRAADEADDAPHGGPPPARDALNDEQRAALAALETAVAAKEFRAFLLYGVTGSGKTAVYLHAALAAIRAGGQALALVPEIALAPQAADAFRRAGARVALYHSDLRPRERVDVWRSAAAGDLDVVVGTRSAVFLPMPRLRLIVVDEEQDGAYKQDEAPRYHARDVALVRAQRLGIAAVLASATPSLESYARASRGDCTLLRLPNRVDGRPLATVRLADLRHRVRSLDGPSSKHLTPPLLEAMARTLERKEQGILFLNRRGHSTYLQCRGCGQVARCERCDVPLTVHSEDSSLRCHYCNATRQLATACPACGAADLWFGGVGIQKIEREVARLFPEARIARLDLDAVRRRGSAAAILRAFRARQVDFLLGTQMVTKGFDFPGVTLVGVIVADLQLYLPDFRAAERTFQLLTQVAGRAGRADLPGEVILQSHLPDHYALQLACAQDYDAFFEREMEFRRTMAYPPASALVNLVLRSRESAEGAEAADVVAAHLRAQAAGNYRVLGPAFAPLARLRQEHRFQILLKGRRKAMRDAVRAALV